From a single Brassica oleracea var. oleracea cultivar TO1000 unplaced genomic scaffold, BOL UnpScaffold07665, whole genome shotgun sequence genomic region:
- the LOC106322131 gene encoding lipid transfer protein EARLI 1-like, whose amino-acid sequence MASKNSASLIIFLTFNILFFTLTTACGGGCGSIPKPKPKPTPTPSSSGSCPRKTLKLGVCANVLKDLLKIELGSPPVKPCCSLLKGLVDLEAAACLCTALKANVLGIKLNVPVSLSLLLNACGRKTPRGFICA is encoded by the coding sequence ATGGCTTCCAAAAACTCAGCCTCCCTTATCATTTTCCTCACATTCAACATCCTCTTTTTCACGCTAACTACTGCTTGTGGCGGTGGCTGCGGTTCCATTCCCAAACCTAAACCTAAGCCCACCCCAACTCCATCCTCCTCAGGAAGCTGCCCTAGAAAAACTCTCAAACTTGGCGTTTGTGCCAATGTCCTAAAGGATCTTCTCAAAATTGAACTGGGCTCGCCACCGGTCAAGCCTTGTTGTTCACTCCTTAAGGGTTTGGTTGATCTTGAGGCTGCTGCTTGTCTCTGTACCGCCTTAAAGGCAAATGTTCTAGGAATTAAGCTTAATGTTCCCGTCTCTCTCAGTCTTCTTCTTAATGCTTGTGGCAGGAAGACCCCTCGTGGATTCATATGCG